The following coding sequences lie in one Agrobacterium vitis genomic window:
- a CDS encoding LodA/GoxA family CTQ-dependent oxidase codes for MDHMKASAESTAPKGTDTVIVRAAIHPAIGIARIGDAKTEYFIGPEVTDAPPENAPPPSFYRDKTGAIKRQAARFRIYGYNAAGDVVSELTSDNADIHWTVHVANRKAQWYQFQYALDIPEAINAPDNAFPLRNPKVMDRSTLAIDPGPRSISGRGVSGPAYAFDTGTFKAAAAEPVVVPLGELRTDEEGRLIFLGGHGKSASPTNAPVYDPDNPPSFNNANDWYDDTSDGPVMAEISINGQSIPVESAWVVVAPPNYAPDIISWRTMYDLMCDVSVQAGWMPMPSEPSFSTDILPILQRLSNLQWVNKGFAAYFGKGCPLDFNNPDLLAKLSQKPAGLREGDDPYGELRRTLFNSFRPSAPIVAEPVQWPHVQPWIYGDAFGSFSETGPGNMLTMTGLQEAILRKWVEGSFIDDWPEAIKPVSKIEEVPLPGQPHMLDKAALHYCLSDTFHPGCEMTWPMRHASLYSAPFRIRLRPAGTPEPDYGTTMTPILVEKVGGPLYDQPPGGITRWMAIPWQGDTAFCRSGYDPEFDPYLPTFWAARVPNQVLSEEDYNKVIDETLPRAERIAAYSRRVNWLRAIMNHDTAQVMMDMIAEFGQLGIVEARPGVKDDPDFPEYIYVETLAVSKLKHAADHAVRLLAEAPQPLTKLEKAGWASREQLEAFRAVRVQKR; via the coding sequence ATGGATCACATGAAAGCATCTGCGGAGAGTACTGCGCCAAAAGGCACAGACACGGTCATCGTGCGCGCCGCAATCCATCCGGCCATCGGCATTGCCCGTATTGGTGATGCCAAAACCGAATATTTCATCGGTCCCGAAGTCACCGATGCGCCGCCTGAAAATGCACCGCCGCCATCATTTTACCGAGACAAGACGGGTGCCATCAAGCGGCAGGCCGCTCGGTTCCGTATCTATGGCTATAATGCTGCTGGCGACGTCGTGAGCGAACTGACCAGCGACAATGCCGATATCCATTGGACCGTGCATGTCGCCAATCGCAAAGCGCAATGGTACCAGTTCCAGTATGCTCTGGATATTCCAGAGGCAATCAATGCGCCTGACAATGCCTTTCCCCTGCGCAATCCCAAAGTCATGGATCGTTCGACACTCGCCATTGATCCCGGCCCCCGCAGTATTTCAGGCCGCGGTGTGTCTGGCCCGGCCTATGCTTTCGACACTGGCACCTTCAAGGCGGCAGCTGCCGAGCCGGTTGTCGTGCCATTGGGTGAACTGCGGACGGATGAGGAAGGACGGCTGATCTTCCTGGGTGGGCATGGTAAATCGGCCTCGCCAACCAATGCCCCGGTCTATGATCCGGATAACCCGCCAAGTTTTAACAATGCCAATGATTGGTATGACGATACGTCCGACGGCCCTGTGATGGCCGAGATTTCCATCAATGGTCAGTCGATCCCGGTCGAATCGGCCTGGGTGGTGGTCGCACCGCCGAATTACGCGCCCGATATCATCAGCTGGCGCACGATGTATGATCTGATGTGCGATGTGTCGGTTCAGGCGGGCTGGATGCCGATGCCGAGTGAACCGTCCTTCTCGACGGACATCCTGCCGATATTGCAGCGTCTCAGCAATCTGCAATGGGTCAACAAGGGCTTTGCCGCTTATTTTGGCAAAGGCTGCCCGCTGGATTTCAATAATCCCGATCTGCTTGCCAAGCTGTCGCAGAAACCGGCAGGATTGAGGGAGGGCGATGACCCCTATGGCGAGTTGCGCCGCACGCTTTTCAACAGCTTCCGCCCGTCCGCGCCTATTGTTGCCGAGCCTGTGCAATGGCCGCATGTGCAGCCTTGGATCTATGGCGACGCCTTCGGCAGTTTCTCGGAAACTGGCCCCGGCAACATGCTGACCATGACGGGTCTGCAAGAAGCCATTCTGCGCAAATGGGTGGAAGGCAGCTTCATTGACGACTGGCCGGAGGCAATAAAGCCGGTCTCGAAGATTGAAGAGGTCCCTCTTCCGGGGCAACCGCATATGCTGGATAAGGCCGCCTTGCATTATTGCCTTTCGGATACATTCCACCCGGGCTGCGAAATGACCTGGCCAATGCGCCACGCCAGCCTGTATTCTGCGCCCTTCCGCATCCGTCTGCGTCCAGCCGGTACTCCGGAGCCGGATTATGGAACGACCATGACGCCCATTCTGGTGGAAAAGGTCGGCGGGCCGCTCTACGATCAACCGCCGGGCGGCATTACCCGGTGGATGGCAATTCCCTGGCAGGGCGACACGGCCTTCTGCCGCTCGGGGTATGATCCTGAATTTGATCCTTATTTGCCAACGTTCTGGGCGGCGCGCGTGCCCAATCAGGTGCTGAGCGAGGAGGATTACAACAAGGTCATCGATGAAACTTTGCCGCGAGCGGAGCGTATTGCGGCCTATAGCCGCCGCGTCAACTGGCTGCGTGCGATCATGAACCATGATACGGCGCAGGTCATGATGGATATGATCGCCGAATTCGGGCAACTTGGCATTGTCGAGGCACGGCCGGGCGTAAAGGACGACCCTGACTTTCCCGAATATATCTATGTCGAGACATTGGCCGTCAGCAAACTCAAGCATGCAGCCGATCATGCGGTTCGCTTGCTTGCAGAGGCACCGCAGCCGCTGACCAAGCTGGAGAAGGCCGGTTGGGCAAGCCGCGAGCAACTCGAAGCATTTCGAGCTGTGCGTGTCCAAAAGCGTTAA
- a CDS encoding monovalent cation/H+ antiporter subunit D — MNGWAHHLIIAPVLVPLVASAVLLLVDERQRLTKAMISLASAVALAAIAIILFRIESGPNSFENVYLVGNWAAPFGIVLVLDGLSALMLLLTALLAIPALVFSFARWHAVGAHFHSMFQLLLMGVNGAFLTGDLFNLFVFFEVMLAASYGLLLHGSGPLRVKAGLHYIAVNLVAALLFLIGVSLIYGTAGTLNMADLAARIPEMEPDRRMLMEAGAGILGVVFLIKAGMWPLCFWLPTAYSAASAPVAGIFAIMSKLGIYVILRLTMLLFAEGPSAGFGAGVLLYGGMATLVFGTIGVLASQALGRLAGFSVLVSSGTLLMVVGINDGAVSSGALLYLVSSTLTISAFFMLIELVERGQDAGANVLAVTMDAYGDADEQAPYEEEGVTMPGTMAILGICFAACGILLSGLPPLSGFIAKFAMLSAMMGTGAIGSPPTMAIWALIVLVILSGIAALISMTRAGIRTFWSSIEGTVPRVLVIEIVPVMFLLALTLALTVQAGPAMHYMDTTIRALSNPANYINAVRNATQIPGFKNLSSTGKESE; from the coding sequence ATGAATGGTTGGGCACACCATCTGATCATTGCGCCCGTGCTGGTGCCGTTGGTTGCCAGTGCCGTGCTTCTGCTTGTCGATGAGCGGCAGAGACTGACCAAGGCGATGATCAGCCTTGCATCCGCAGTCGCACTGGCAGCCATCGCCATCATTCTGTTTCGCATCGAGAGCGGGCCGAACAGTTTTGAGAATGTCTATCTGGTCGGCAACTGGGCGGCGCCGTTCGGCATCGTGCTGGTTCTGGATGGTCTATCGGCCTTGATGCTGCTGCTGACGGCCTTGCTCGCCATCCCGGCTCTGGTGTTTTCCTTTGCCCGCTGGCACGCAGTCGGCGCGCATTTTCACAGCATGTTCCAACTGCTGCTGATGGGCGTAAACGGCGCTTTTCTGACGGGTGACCTCTTCAATCTCTTCGTGTTTTTCGAGGTGATGCTGGCCGCGTCCTATGGTCTCCTGCTGCATGGGTCCGGCCCCCTTCGGGTCAAGGCGGGGCTGCATTACATTGCCGTCAACTTGGTCGCAGCACTACTGTTCCTGATCGGCGTCAGCTTGATTTACGGCACGGCTGGCACCCTCAACATGGCTGATCTTGCGGCCCGCATTCCCGAAATGGAGCCGGACCGTCGCATGTTGATGGAGGCAGGCGCTGGCATATTGGGTGTCGTCTTCCTCATCAAGGCGGGCATGTGGCCGCTCTGCTTCTGGCTGCCGACGGCCTATAGTGCAGCGTCGGCTCCCGTGGCCGGAATTTTCGCCATCATGAGCAAGCTCGGGATCTATGTCATCCTGCGGCTGACCATGCTGTTGTTCGCAGAAGGCCCGTCAGCTGGCTTTGGCGCGGGCGTGCTGCTCTATGGCGGCATGGCGACGCTTGTTTTCGGGACGATTGGTGTCCTCGCCTCACAGGCCCTTGGGCGGCTGGCGGGGTTTTCGGTTCTGGTGTCTTCGGGGACGCTTTTGATGGTGGTCGGCATCAATGACGGGGCTGTCTCCTCAGGAGCTCTGCTTTATCTTGTCAGTTCGACACTGACCATCAGCGCATTCTTCATGTTGATCGAGCTTGTCGAACGGGGGCAGGATGCCGGTGCCAATGTCCTTGCCGTGACAATGGATGCCTATGGCGATGCGGATGAGCAGGCGCCCTATGAGGAAGAAGGCGTCACGATGCCCGGCACCATGGCGATCCTTGGCATTTGTTTTGCTGCCTGCGGAATACTGCTCTCCGGCCTGCCGCCGCTGTCCGGCTTCATCGCCAAATTCGCGATGCTGTCGGCGATGATGGGCACCGGTGCCATCGGTTCGCCGCCAACCATGGCTATCTGGGCGCTGATCGTGCTGGTCATCCTGTCGGGCATCGCCGCGCTGATTTCCATGACGCGCGCTGGCATCCGCACGTTCTGGAGCTCGATCGAAGGCACTGTTCCGCGTGTCCTTGTTATCGAAATCGTTCCCGTGATGTTTCTGCTGGCGCTCACGCTCGCTCTCACTGTCCAGGCCGGGCCAGCGATGCACTATATGGACACGACGATCCGCGCATTGAGCAACCCGGCAAATTACATCAATGCGGTCCGCAATGCGACGCAAATTCCCGGCTTCAAAAACCTGTCCAGCACCGGAAAGGAGAGCGAGTAA
- a CDS encoding Na+/H+ antiporter subunit E — protein MLPYPVLTLSLVVMWLLLNGFTLGHLILGIFVAVFAGWAMASLRPEKPHLRKWYLLPKLFLVVLYDIAKSNIAVAAIIIRSGSRQHDPGFVIVQLDIKSQFALAVLAVILTSTPGSAWLEYDSNDNSVLLHVLDIKDETIWRDMIKNRYEKLLLEIFA, from the coding sequence ATGTTGCCCTATCCGGTTCTGACCCTGTCACTTGTTGTCATGTGGCTGCTGCTCAATGGTTTCACCCTTGGCCATTTGATCCTGGGCATATTCGTCGCTGTCTTCGCAGGCTGGGCCATGGCGTCGCTGCGTCCTGAAAAGCCGCACCTGAGAAAGTGGTATCTTCTCCCCAAGCTGTTTCTTGTCGTGCTTTATGACATTGCCAAGTCGAACATTGCCGTCGCCGCCATCATCATCAGAAGCGGGTCGCGGCAGCATGATCCGGGATTTGTCATTGTCCAACTGGATATCAAAAGCCAGTTCGCACTGGCTGTGCTGGCGGTCATCCTGACAAGCACCCCGGGTTCGGCCTGGCTTGAATATGATTCCAACGACAATTCCGTGCTTCTTCATGTGCTCGATATCAAAGACGAAACCATCTGGCGCGATATGATCAAGAACCGCTACGAAAAACTGCTATTGGAGATATTCGCATGA
- a CDS encoding Na+/H+ antiporter subunit C, giving the protein MELVLSIAIGVMTGCGVWLILRPRTYQVIVGLSLLSYAVNLFIFGVGGVKANVPPILGDDGAGHLADPVPQALVLTAIVIGFATTALFLVVLLASRGLTGSDHVDGRNEPK; this is encoded by the coding sequence ATGGAGCTTGTTCTATCGATCGCCATCGGCGTTATGACCGGCTGCGGCGTCTGGCTCATCCTGCGGCCTCGCACCTATCAGGTAATCGTCGGGCTTTCGCTGCTGTCCTATGCCGTCAATTTGTTCATCTTCGGTGTCGGCGGCGTCAAGGCGAATGTGCCACCCATTCTTGGCGATGACGGCGCTGGCCATCTGGCGGACCCTGTGCCGCAAGCTCTCGTTCTCACAGCTATCGTCATCGGCTTTGCCACCACCGCCTTGTTTCTGGTGGTGCTGCTGGCCTCGCGCGGTCTGACGGGAAGCGACCATGTCGATGGGAGGAACGAACCAAAATGA
- a CDS encoding FAD-dependent monooxygenase, with amino-acid sequence MSKSVKDQTLTDSPQGDGAVFDVVVAGAGPAGAIAARHLARAGRSVVILDRLRSHAPRLGETLPGAAQRLLVQQGLADLAVPGPQHARVGGGLTVWGDERVVASDTLRDPYGSGLRLDRAQFDADLRQASLEASCFWWKVNVSDIKRQDGLWVIGLDDGRILRASYIIDATGRSARIVRLLGVAQHRGTALVSLYQVAKPQKNADLERTLIEATPDGWIYAGRLADGFWAIGYHTLPQQAVRLRRSPDYRVALFTETPHLTSCLGALEWVGPFFARDARSLSAITPCGEGWCAVGDAALAFDPIAGQGLFNALRTGVAAAEGILASPAAGLSAYAQELSRVRAIYTTRRQSLYRSESRWLDRDFWKTQQDQVAVPVDVGRQHAAT; translated from the coding sequence GTGTCCAAAAGCGTTAAAGACCAGACTCTCACAGACTCGCCGCAGGGCGACGGGGCTGTGTTTGATGTCGTTGTGGCAGGGGCGGGACCGGCAGGGGCCATTGCCGCCCGTCACCTCGCCCGAGCGGGCCGATCCGTGGTCATTCTCGACCGGCTGCGTTCTCATGCGCCCCGTCTGGGCGAAACATTGCCGGGGGCTGCGCAAAGGCTTTTGGTTCAGCAGGGGCTTGCCGATCTTGCCGTGCCCGGGCCGCAGCATGCACGGGTTGGCGGTGGGCTGACGGTCTGGGGCGATGAGCGTGTGGTGGCAAGCGATACTTTGCGTGATCCTTACGGGTCTGGGCTGCGCCTGGACCGCGCCCAATTCGATGCCGATCTTCGGCAGGCGAGCCTTGAAGCCAGTTGCTTCTGGTGGAAGGTGAATGTCAGTGACATTAAAAGGCAAGACGGGTTGTGGGTGATCGGGCTGGATGACGGCCGCATCCTCCGCGCTTCCTATATTATCGATGCGACGGGGCGCTCGGCGCGGATTGTCCGCCTGCTGGGTGTTGCGCAGCACCGCGGTACGGCGCTGGTCTCGCTGTATCAAGTCGCAAAGCCTCAGAAAAATGCTGATCTGGAGCGGACGCTGATTGAGGCCACGCCGGATGGCTGGATTTATGCGGGCCGGCTTGCCGATGGTTTTTGGGCTATTGGCTATCATACATTGCCCCAGCAGGCTGTGCGGCTGCGGCGATCTCCCGATTACCGGGTTGCCCTTTTTACGGAAACGCCCCATCTGACCTCCTGTCTGGGGGCTTTGGAATGGGTGGGGCCGTTCTTTGCCCGTGATGCCCGTAGTCTCAGCGCCATCACGCCATGCGGCGAGGGTTGGTGTGCTGTCGGGGATGCCGCGCTGGCCTTTGATCCGATTGCAGGTCAAGGCCTGTTCAATGCCCTGCGCACTGGAGTGGCCGCCGCAGAGGGCATTCTTGCTTCTCCAGCGGCGGGCTTATCAGCTTACGCGCAGGAGCTGTCGCGTGTCCGGGCAATCTATACAACCCGGCGGCAAAGCCTCTATCGCTCCGAAAGCCGTTGGCTGGACCGTGATTTCTGGAAAACCCAGCAAGATCAGGTGGCTGTACCCGTGGATGTGGGGCGCCAACACGCCGCCACATGA
- the mnhG gene encoding monovalent cation/H(+) antiporter subunit G, with translation MIYSATDIPVWAAICVAFFLLAGATLALIGAIGFLRLPTFYERIHAPTLGTSWGVGGIMLGSMIFFSVASSRLAIHEILIGILVTVTTPVTLMMLARAALHRDRVERNGNVPPKQIAKSQAE, from the coding sequence ATGATCTATTCCGCAACAGATATTCCCGTTTGGGCCGCCATATGCGTAGCCTTTTTCCTGCTGGCTGGCGCAACGCTGGCGCTGATTGGCGCGATCGGATTTCTGCGGCTGCCAACATTCTATGAACGCATCCACGCGCCCACGCTTGGAACCAGCTGGGGCGTTGGCGGGATCATGCTTGGATCGATGATCTTTTTCTCAGTTGCATCGTCGCGCTTAGCGATCCATGAAATTCTGATCGGCATTCTCGTCACGGTCACAACACCCGTCACGCTGATGATGCTGGCCCGTGCGGCCCTTCACCGTGATCGGGTCGAGAGAAATGGAAATGTGCCGCCCAAACAGATTGCAAAGTCTCAAGCGGAGTGA
- a CDS encoding K+/H+ antiporter subunit F codes for MSAIILFSAVSLAQLMLVASMAIVSVRMFIGPRAQDRIIGLDTFYINAMLLLVTFGVGTGRQIYFEAALVIGMLGFVASVALGKFLMRGEVIE; via the coding sequence ATGAGCGCAATTATTCTCTTCAGCGCCGTCTCGCTCGCCCAATTGATGCTCGTGGCCTCCATGGCCATCGTGTCAGTGCGGATGTTCATCGGACCCCGCGCTCAGGACCGGATCATCGGTCTCGACACGTTCTACATCAATGCCATGTTGCTCCTGGTGACTTTCGGTGTCGGCACGGGCCGGCAAATTTATTTTGAAGCCGCCCTGGTGATCGGTATGTTGGGATTTGTCGCCTCCGTTGCCCTGGGTAAATTTCTGATGCGTGGGGAGGTGATCGAATGA